The following coding sequences are from one Paenibacillus sp. FSL R5-0912 window:
- a CDS encoding DUF5071 domain-containing protein, whose product MEDINILIQKLDWDTPVEGRENAIKKLQYVNDDELHLLLQPLSKGHWDGAAEVILNIGYPRVKSILPELLIWIQDLNWPGADKVSRLLREIGDPLIPYIKNVFIHNSDDREWIWWIFERIIDQWNTEQISQIQKELIQLSKGRVNDVKYRTGKI is encoded by the coding sequence TTGGAGGACATAAATATTTTAATTCAAAAGCTGGATTGGGATACACCTGTGGAAGGGAGAGAGAATGCAATAAAAAAGCTGCAGTATGTTAATGATGATGAACTCCATCTATTATTACAGCCTCTCTCGAAAGGGCATTGGGATGGAGCTGCTGAAGTAATCCTAAATATAGGATATCCCCGTGTGAAGAGTATATTGCCGGAACTGCTTATTTGGATCCAGGATTTGAATTGGCCGGGTGCTGACAAGGTCTCGCGGTTGTTAAGAGAAATTGGCGATCCGCTTATTCCATATATAAAAAATGTATTTATACATAATAGTGACGATAGAGAATGGATTTGGTGGATATTTGAACGCATCATTGATCAATGGAATACGGAACAGATATCTCAAATCCAGAAAGAATTAATTCAGCTTTCTAAAGGAAGAGTTAATGATGTGAAGTATCGAACTGGAAAAATCTAA
- a CDS encoding macro domain-containing protein: MRDVRETNRYEENTGLGVGKRNLEECIKIRSEQGDCAVGEAVVTTGGNLKSRLVVHTAVSV, translated from the coding sequence GTGAGAGATGTACGTGAGACAAATCGTTATGAAGAAAATACTGGATTAGGAGTGGGGAAAAGAAATTTGGAAGAGTGCATCAAGATCCGCAGTGAGCAAGGGGATTGTGCGGTTGGAGAAGCCGTAGTTACAACAGGAGGGAACTTGAAGAGTCGTCTTGTAGTCCATACTGCGGTTTCCGTTTGA
- a CDS encoding aldo/keto reductase — translation MQTVTLNNGVKMPVIGFGVYQVPNAEECENAVYEALMAGYRLIDTAAGYLNEEAVGRALKRSGVPREELFITTKLWVQDAGYESAKLAFAKSLKKLQLDYLDLYLIHQPFGDYYGAWRAMEDLYREGKIKAIGVSNFLPDRLMDLIVHNEIVPAVNQVETHPFYHQIESAAFMKEQGVQHQSWAPFAEGLNNLFGNEILTSIADKHNKSVAQVVLRWLVQRGVVAIPKSVRKERIAENFNIFDFELSADDIEQISTLDKQQSLFLSYRDPEVAKMMGNWRVDL, via the coding sequence ATGCAAACCGTAACCTTAAACAATGGTGTGAAAATGCCGGTCATCGGCTTTGGTGTCTACCAAGTTCCGAATGCTGAAGAATGTGAGAATGCGGTATATGAAGCCCTGATGGCCGGTTACCGCCTGATCGACACTGCCGCCGGTTATCTGAACGAGGAAGCGGTCGGACGCGCGCTCAAGCGCAGCGGTGTGCCGCGTGAGGAGCTGTTCATCACGACCAAGCTTTGGGTTCAGGATGCCGGTTACGAGAGTGCCAAGCTGGCGTTTGCCAAATCCTTAAAAAAGCTGCAGCTCGACTATCTCGATCTATACCTTATTCACCAGCCGTTCGGCGATTATTACGGCGCTTGGCGTGCAATGGAAGACCTGTACCGCGAAGGCAAGATCAAGGCGATCGGTGTCAGCAATTTCCTGCCCGACCGTCTGATGGACCTCATCGTGCATAACGAAATTGTGCCCGCGGTCAACCAGGTTGAAACACATCCGTTCTACCATCAAATTGAGAGTGCCGCTTTTATGAAAGAGCAGGGAGTACAGCACCAGTCGTGGGCCCCGTTTGCTGAAGGACTTAACAACCTGTTCGGCAATGAAATACTGACCTCCATCGCAGACAAACATAACAAGTCCGTAGCCCAGGTCGTGCTTCGCTGGCTTGTTCAGCGTGGAGTTGTGGCTATTCCAAAATCGGTGCGCAAAGAGCGGATCGCCGAAAACTTCAACATTTTTGATTTTGAACTGAGCGCCGACGATATCGAACAAATTTCCACTCTCGATAAGCAGCAAAGTCTTTTCTTATCGTACCGCGATCCGGAAGTCGCCAAGATGATGGGCAACTGGAGAGTCGATCTGTAA
- a CDS encoding dihydrofolate reductase family protein, producing the protein MRKLVLFLHASLDGFVEGPKGEMDIGWISYDADLENHAKEILSTADTVIWGRGTYQMMYSYWPSVPSDPSSSQYELNHAEWIEKTTKIVFSTTLEKVEWNNSRLVKENVEEEIRNLKQQAGKDMVILGSPRLAHYLMQLDLIDEYKITVSPVLIGSGLPLFQGLKEKINLNLIENKTFDSGAIGLVYQTVR; encoded by the coding sequence ATGAGAAAACTTGTTCTATTTCTGCACGCATCGCTTGACGGTTTTGTGGAAGGACCGAAGGGGGAAATGGATATTGGCTGGATTTCCTACGATGCTGATTTGGAGAACCACGCAAAAGAAATTCTCAGTACTGCCGACACTGTTATTTGGGGGCGGGGGACTTATCAGATGATGTACAGTTATTGGCCATCAGTGCCTTCGGATCCATCCTCTTCGCAATATGAGCTGAACCATGCCGAGTGGATCGAAAAGACAACCAAAATCGTTTTTTCTACGACCCTGGAGAAAGTCGAATGGAACAATTCCAGATTGGTGAAAGAAAATGTCGAGGAAGAGATCAGGAACCTTAAGCAACAGGCCGGCAAGGATATGGTCATTCTCGGCAGTCCTAGGTTAGCCCATTACCTAATGCAGCTTGATTTGATCGATGAGTATAAAATCACAGTTTCTCCCGTCCTGATCGGCAGCGGGTTACCGTTATTCCAAGGTCTAAAGGAAAAAATCAATCTCAACCTTATCGAAAATAAGACATTTGATTCTGGAGCCATAGGTCTCGTTTACCAAACGGTCAGATGA
- a CDS encoding GyrI-like domain-containing protein, translated as MENIRVIEIPPLTVVNSGSISDTEDFEAFDQWWSSVDVKHYITPRDFMWYNIKKGYLEWFFALPVGYKDTGGYEVVDFPGGLYAVATSKDAEEAAIQETKASIRSWVETSQCFEISTSDNDSAERYVMTHVVTPKIFKENMGYHLSDIFVPIVAK; from the coding sequence ATGGAGAATATCCGTGTAATTGAGATTCCACCTCTGACAGTCGTTAATTCGGGAAGCATATCAGATACGGAGGATTTCGAAGCGTTTGACCAATGGTGGTCTTCTGTCGATGTGAAGCATTACATTACGCCCCGTGACTTTATGTGGTATAACATCAAAAAGGGTTACTTGGAATGGTTTTTTGCGCTTCCGGTAGGATACAAAGATACAGGTGGATACGAAGTAGTCGATTTCCCTGGGGGATTATATGCAGTTGCAACTTCGAAAGACGCAGAGGAAGCGGCCATCCAGGAAACTAAAGCATCCATTCGCTCGTGGGTTGAGACAAGCCAGTGCTTCGAAATATCAACAAGTGACAATGATTCAGCTGAACGTTACGTTATGACCCATGTTGTTACACCCAAAATATTCAAAGAGAATATGGGCTATCATCTATCTGATATATTCGTGCCGATTGTAGCGAAATGA
- a CDS encoding alpha/beta hydrolase family protein: MNKIEDIVEVYAGCCEVQITDNALRVTVPMIVMYPTDAPEQTDRMGPYSLEVARDAAPLDGEFRMVLISHGTGGSPLVYRSLARHLARSGFIVGLLEHPFNNRNDNSLEGTVQNLTYRPRHLRMAADWFFEDERFKGLLQPGGHSVIGHSMGGYTALAAAGGIPTSFPTESPDGKPQQIDVPYDSRIRSLILLAPASVWFRNEGALSNVRLPILMLDAEQDPYTPPFHAQIIMNSVAEPQMIRYRTVENAGHYSFLTPFPAEMLSPAFPPSQDPPGFDRVQFHETLKAEVVEFLLI; this comes from the coding sequence ATGAACAAAATAGAAGACATTGTTGAAGTATATGCAGGTTGCTGCGAGGTACAAATTACCGACAACGCATTGAGGGTGACCGTTCCCATGATCGTGATGTATCCGACAGATGCACCGGAACAGACTGATAGGATGGGGCCGTACTCGTTGGAGGTGGCCAGAGATGCAGCGCCGTTGGATGGGGAATTTAGGATGGTCCTCATTTCACACGGTACAGGCGGTTCACCGCTTGTGTACCGGTCGCTCGCTCGGCATTTGGCGCGCAGCGGCTTTATCGTTGGCCTGCTCGAACATCCATTCAATAACCGCAACGATAATAGTTTGGAAGGTACTGTCCAAAACCTCACCTATCGCCCCCGGCACCTTCGCATGGCAGCCGACTGGTTTTTTGAAGATGAGAGGTTTAAGGGGCTTCTCCAGCCGGGAGGCCATTCGGTCATCGGGCATTCCATGGGGGGGTACACCGCGCTTGCAGCAGCTGGCGGCATCCCGACCTCCTTCCCTACTGAGAGCCCGGATGGGAAGCCGCAGCAGATCGATGTTCCTTATGATTCACGCATCCGGTCCCTGATTTTACTAGCCCCGGCGTCCGTTTGGTTCCGTAATGAGGGAGCATTAAGCAACGTTCGGCTCCCCATTCTCATGTTGGATGCCGAGCAAGACCCTTACACACCTCCTTTTCACGCACAGATCATCATGAATAGTGTTGCTGAACCGCAAATGATTCGCTATCGGACGGTAGAGAATGCCGGACATTATTCCTTCCTGACTCCTTTCCCAGCTGAGATGCTTTCACCAGCTTTCCCCCCCTCGCAAGACCCGCCTGGCTTTGATCGCGTGCAATTTCACGAAACGCTGAAGGCTGAAGTAGTAGAGTTTCTGTTGATTTAA
- a CDS encoding GyrI-like domain-containing protein has translation MDYKDLVIKAITYIEDHLTEESLSNKVMEAAGYSPYHFHRIFLSVTRNSVSEYIRKRRLTQAAYDLFYTNQRIIDIAILYQFESQESFARAFWKMFSISPGQFRKQRDMKDTLFRAMEKLPLDEVGLQHLNKSVSLVPAFVCLNKLNLVGMSIPGVNSDEVGKLWRSFRQRLFEIERKPDTEDIFYAVIELTGRQWEITYIACVEVASEESAVPLGMVAKLLPVVTYAVFTHKGTLSRLNDTVQYIYETWLPQSGSVRTKYPEFVRYDHRYLGPMNEDSVVDIYIPVGSPY, from the coding sequence GTGGATTATAAGGATTTGGTAATCAAGGCCATTACCTATATTGAGGATCATCTGACCGAAGAGAGCTTAAGCAACAAGGTTATGGAGGCTGCGGGCTATTCGCCGTACCATTTTCACCGGATCTTCCTATCGGTTACGAGAAACTCCGTCTCGGAGTACATACGCAAGCGGAGATTGACACAAGCAGCATACGATTTATTTTATACCAATCAAAGGATCATAGATATTGCCATATTGTACCAATTCGAGTCTCAGGAATCCTTCGCCCGAGCCTTTTGGAAAATGTTCTCCATCTCGCCTGGACAATTTCGAAAGCAAAGGGACATGAAAGACACGCTGTTCCGGGCAATGGAGAAGCTTCCTTTGGATGAAGTGGGGCTACAGCATTTGAATAAGAGCGTTTCCCTAGTGCCAGCTTTTGTTTGCCTGAATAAGCTGAATCTGGTCGGCATGTCAATACCGGGTGTCAATTCGGACGAGGTCGGAAAGCTATGGCGGAGCTTTAGGCAGCGTTTGTTTGAAATTGAGCGAAAGCCGGATACGGAAGACATATTTTATGCGGTCATTGAACTTACAGGTAGGCAATGGGAAATCACGTATATCGCTTGTGTCGAGGTGGCTAGCGAGGAGAGTGCAGTTCCCTTGGGAATGGTCGCTAAGCTGCTCCCAGTGGTAACTTATGCGGTTTTTACTCATAAGGGGACATTATCGAGACTCAACGATACGGTCCAGTACATTTATGAAACATGGTTACCCCAGTCAGGCAGCGTTCGTACGAAATACCCGGAGTTTGTGCGTTATGACCATCGATATCTAGGACCGATGAACGAGGATTCGGTAGTAGACATATATATTCCCGTTGGCTCGCCATATTAG
- the glmS gene encoding glutamine--fructose-6-phosphate transaminase (isomerizing) encodes MCGIVGYIGNQNSQGILVEGLKKLEYRGYDSAGIAVFTKEGLQVVKAQGRMANLESRLEATPLTGSAGIGHTRWATHGKPSDENSHPHTDNTHKFSVVHNGIVENYLDLKEELIAGGANFSSETDTEVISHLIAREYNGDIVKAVQKAITYMRGAFALGVLTEYEPDKLVAVRQASPLIIGLGEGENFIGSDIPALLEYTRNVYILNDGEMAVLTRDAVELMTIEGNFISREMITVDWDAVTAEKGGYEHFMLKEIHEQPKAYRDTMRGRMNAAGNKVILPELNLTEEQIKNIRNIQIVACGTAYNAGLVGRNLIESLVRIPVENDIASEYRYRAPIVTPETLVIVVSQSGETADTLAALREGQANGAHVLAITNVVGSSIAREANSVLVTLAGPEIAVASTKAYTSQLIAFTLLGLYLAEVRGTQSEPEVAKILAAMQSLPEQVEVILAQKDAIKAYAEQIAEHKHLFFIGRGVDYAVAQEGSLKLKEISYIHSEAYAAGELKHGTLALIEEGVPVIALATQESVLEKTVSNIKEVKARGAHVLAITHEEHKNDLLRSVDQVFVIPQTLPLLTSALSVVSLQLLAYYASLALGHDVDKPRNLAKSVTVE; translated from the coding sequence ATGTGTGGTATTGTAGGATATATTGGTAATCAGAATTCGCAGGGGATCTTGGTCGAGGGTTTGAAGAAGCTGGAGTATCGCGGGTATGATTCCGCAGGTATTGCCGTATTCACTAAGGAAGGTCTGCAGGTTGTAAAAGCACAGGGCCGTATGGCGAACCTGGAATCCCGTCTCGAAGCAACTCCGCTGACAGGAAGCGCAGGAATTGGCCACACCCGCTGGGCAACACACGGCAAGCCATCCGATGAGAACTCTCATCCGCACACAGATAACACCCACAAATTCTCCGTAGTTCATAACGGGATTGTTGAGAACTATCTGGATCTCAAGGAAGAACTGATTGCTGGAGGAGCTAATTTCTCTTCCGAAACAGATACCGAAGTTATCTCCCATCTGATTGCGCGTGAATACAATGGGGATATCGTGAAGGCTGTGCAAAAAGCGATCACTTATATGCGCGGTGCGTTCGCGCTGGGTGTTCTGACTGAATATGAACCGGATAAACTGGTAGCTGTACGTCAGGCCAGCCCGCTGATTATCGGTCTTGGAGAAGGCGAGAACTTTATCGGGTCTGATATTCCTGCTCTGCTGGAATATACCCGCAACGTATATATTCTGAACGACGGCGAAATGGCTGTATTGACACGGGATGCTGTCGAACTCATGACGATTGAAGGCAACTTTATTTCTCGGGAAATGATTACTGTCGATTGGGATGCTGTTACCGCAGAAAAAGGCGGTTATGAGCACTTCATGCTGAAAGAAATCCACGAGCAGCCAAAGGCTTACCGCGATACAATGCGCGGACGCATGAATGCTGCAGGCAACAAAGTCATTTTACCTGAGCTTAACCTGACTGAAGAACAAATTAAGAACATCCGCAACATTCAGATCGTCGCTTGCGGTACTGCTTATAACGCAGGTCTCGTAGGACGTAACCTGATTGAGTCCCTGGTGCGTATTCCGGTAGAGAATGACATTGCTTCCGAATACCGTTACCGTGCGCCAATCGTGACTCCGGAAACACTGGTTATCGTAGTCAGCCAATCCGGTGAAACTGCAGATACACTGGCCGCTCTTCGTGAAGGGCAAGCCAACGGAGCCCATGTTCTGGCAATCACTAACGTGGTAGGCAGTTCCATTGCCCGGGAAGCAAACAGTGTACTCGTAACCCTGGCTGGTCCAGAAATCGCTGTAGCTTCGACCAAAGCTTATACTTCCCAGTTGATCGCATTCACGTTGCTGGGTCTGTACCTGGCTGAAGTACGCGGCACCCAGTCTGAACCAGAAGTGGCTAAGATTCTGGCAGCTATGCAGTCCCTGCCGGAGCAAGTAGAAGTAATCCTGGCTCAGAAAGACGCGATTAAAGCTTACGCCGAGCAAATCGCTGAGCATAAGCACCTCTTCTTCATCGGCCGCGGCGTAGATTACGCAGTCGCCCAAGAAGGATCGCTGAAGCTGAAAGAAATCTCCTACATTCACTCCGAAGCTTATGCTGCGGGTGAACTGAAGCATGGTACACTGGCGCTGATCGAAGAAGGCGTTCCTGTCATTGCCTTGGCAACCCAGGAATCCGTGCTTGAGAAGACTGTCAGCAACATCAAAGAAGTGAAGGCCCGCGGCGCACATGTCCTGGCCATCACTCATGAAGAACACAAAAACGATCTGCTCAGATCCGTTGACCAGGTGTTCGTGATTCCTCAGACCCTGCCGCTGCTGACCTCTGCACTGTCCGTAGTGTCGCTGCAGTTGCTGGCTTACTACGCCTCATTGGCTCTGGGTCATGATGTTGATAAGCCAAGAAACTTGGCTAAGAGTGTTACTGTTGAATAA
- the glmM gene encoding phosphoglucosamine mutase yields the protein MGKYFGTDGVRGVANRELTAEMAYSIGRCGGYVLAGNVEKPKVVIGMDTRISGPLLESALIAGLLSIGADVVRLGVVSTPAVAYITRLLKADAGVMISASHNPVEDNGIKFFGGDGFKLTDETELRIEELMDAEQDELPRPVGSGLGTLQVDNDAKYLYLEYLKTTIDQNFKGIKVVLDCAHGAAYELAPRLFRELGAEVISIGAEPDGLNINDGFGSTHPETLRAEVLRHGADLGLAFDGDADRLIAIDENGDEVDGDFILCICGDAMNRAGKLKDGTIVSTVMSNIGFYKATEKLSLNTAKTAVGDRYVMEEMRRGGYNLGGEQSGHVIFLDYNTTGDGILTAIQLVNTMKSSGKKLSTLKSMMTKYPQVLVNVRVQDKTNYPNNPAIEAAIIEVEGKLGDNGRVLVRPSGTEPLIRVMAEGPDKAELDLFVGQIVEVVQRELV from the coding sequence ATGGGTAAGTATTTCGGAACAGATGGCGTACGCGGTGTCGCAAACCGTGAATTAACAGCGGAGATGGCCTACAGCATTGGACGCTGCGGTGGATATGTACTGGCAGGAAATGTGGAAAAGCCTAAGGTCGTAATTGGGATGGATACACGGATTTCTGGTCCGCTCCTGGAATCGGCACTGATTGCCGGGTTATTGTCCATTGGTGCGGATGTAGTCCGCCTGGGTGTAGTATCTACACCTGCGGTTGCTTATATTACAAGATTGCTCAAGGCGGATGCCGGCGTCATGATTTCAGCTTCGCATAACCCCGTGGAAGATAACGGGATTAAGTTTTTTGGCGGAGACGGCTTCAAATTGACTGATGAAACAGAGCTGCGTATTGAAGAACTGATGGATGCCGAGCAGGATGAGCTGCCGCGTCCGGTCGGATCGGGTCTCGGTACGCTCCAGGTAGATAATGATGCCAAATATCTGTATCTGGAATATTTGAAAACGACGATCGACCAGAACTTCAAGGGCATTAAGGTAGTACTGGACTGTGCGCACGGCGCTGCTTATGAGCTGGCACCACGGCTGTTCAGAGAGCTGGGAGCCGAAGTAATCTCCATCGGTGCAGAGCCGGACGGGCTTAACATTAATGATGGATTCGGTTCCACGCATCCGGAGACCCTGCGTGCGGAAGTACTGCGTCACGGGGCGGACCTGGGACTCGCATTTGACGGCGATGCCGACCGCCTGATTGCTATCGATGAGAACGGCGATGAGGTTGACGGTGACTTTATCCTCTGCATTTGCGGGGATGCCATGAATCGTGCAGGGAAGCTGAAAGACGGTACAATTGTATCTACAGTAATGAGCAATATCGGATTCTACAAAGCGACAGAGAAATTATCGCTGAATACGGCGAAGACTGCTGTCGGCGACCGGTATGTCATGGAAGAAATGCGCCGTGGCGGTTATAACCTGGGCGGAGAACAATCCGGCCATGTAATCTTCCTGGACTACAATACGACAGGTGACGGTATTCTGACGGCGATTCAACTGGTCAATACCATGAAGAGTTCCGGCAAAAAGCTTAGCACACTGAAGTCCATGATGACCAAATATCCGCAGGTACTGGTAAATGTGCGTGTGCAGGACAAAACCAATTATCCGAACAATCCGGCAATTGAAGCTGCGATCATAGAAGTGGAAGGCAAGCTAGGCGACAACGGGCGTGTATTGGTGCGTCCTTCGGGAACCGAGCCGCTGATCCGTGTAATGGCGGAAGGACCGGATAAGGCTGAGCTTGATCTTTTTGTAGGACAGATTGTTGAAGTGGTGCAGCGCGAGCTGGTGTAA
- a CDS encoding CdaR family protein, translating into MDKWMKNNNFNKILALALSIILWTIVHVDTAPANQTTVNTESKTIENVKVEIEGFDSDAYVLTKDVDSVRMEVRGKRSDLTYKFSDAYRVWLDLSDVKPGDNTLPLMYSTPSGVTLDDMVPNQVNVHIELRTTKSFPVTLNITGEPAAGYQVGAPVVDPVSAEVTLPASELGRVAKVQGDIELDGENEPFSEKKLKLYAYDSEGNELKDAMIEPSTVGVELPITLPSKTLPLDISYTGSLPGSLVLSRVTPEQDMVTVYGSAETLQNLSSYEAVLNLSSITAAGTEQLKLELKPPEGTGKIEPAAMNVSVSTAEIAQRTISAVPIKLEGVATGLTALILDPVSTSMDLTVSGAPTLLDQLDQDNVSVVADVGGLTAGIHDIPLQISLPRFIALQNDGPQLTAKVELLAPATPEPSAGADNSTAVPTTEPSAEPAAVEETPLEPSPTHTDESAEPTPTLSHTPAENTATPAAGGNNAGSTGGT; encoded by the coding sequence ATGGATAAATGGATGAAGAATAATAACTTCAACAAAATTCTTGCGCTTGCCCTCAGTATTATTCTCTGGACCATTGTACATGTAGATACGGCACCGGCGAATCAGACTACGGTTAATACCGAATCGAAGACGATCGAGAATGTCAAAGTGGAGATTGAAGGCTTCGACAGTGATGCTTATGTACTGACCAAGGATGTAGATAGCGTAAGGATGGAGGTAAGGGGCAAGAGGTCCGATCTTACCTACAAGTTCTCCGATGCCTACCGGGTGTGGCTGGATCTTAGTGATGTGAAACCCGGCGACAATACGCTTCCCTTAATGTATTCGACGCCGAGTGGTGTAACCTTGGATGATATGGTGCCGAATCAGGTGAATGTGCATATTGAGCTGCGGACGACCAAGTCTTTTCCGGTAACCCTGAATATCACGGGGGAGCCTGCAGCAGGTTATCAGGTGGGGGCTCCGGTGGTTGACCCGGTATCGGCAGAGGTGACCCTTCCGGCCAGTGAACTCGGACGGGTAGCGAAGGTACAGGGGGATATTGAGCTGGATGGCGAGAATGAGCCGTTCAGTGAGAAGAAGCTGAAGCTCTATGCTTATGACAGTGAAGGAAACGAGCTGAAGGATGCTATGATCGAACCTTCAACAGTAGGTGTAGAACTGCCTATTACGCTTCCATCCAAAACACTGCCGCTGGATATCAGCTATACCGGCAGTCTGCCCGGTTCACTGGTCCTGTCCCGGGTTACGCCTGAACAGGATATGGTGACTGTATATGGCAGTGCGGAGACATTGCAGAACCTATCCTCCTATGAGGCGGTTCTTAATCTAAGCTCCATTACAGCTGCCGGTACAGAACAGCTGAAGCTGGAGCTGAAGCCGCCAGAAGGGACCGGTAAGATCGAACCGGCGGCCATGAATGTATCGGTCTCAACAGCGGAGATCGCCCAGCGGACGATCTCCGCTGTGCCTATAAAGCTGGAGGGTGTAGCTACCGGGCTGACGGCCCTTATATTAGATCCTGTGAGCACCTCCATGGATCTGACGGTATCGGGTGCGCCCACCCTTCTGGACCAGCTGGACCAGGATAATGTCAGTGTGGTTGCTGATGTGGGCGGGCTTACGGCTGGAATTCATGATATTCCGCTGCAAATCTCCCTTCCCCGGTTCATAGCACTGCAGAATGACGGTCCGCAGCTTACTGCAAAGGTAGAACTGCTGGCTCCAGCTACACCGGAGCCTTCTGCCGGTGCTGACAACAGCACGGCAGTTCCTACTACGGAGCCCAGTGCTGAGCCGGCTGCCGTTGAGGAGACGCCCTTAGAGCCGTCTCCTACCCATACTGACGAGTCTGCAGAGCCGACCCCGACTCTGTCACACACTCCTGCGGAGAACACGGCTACACCGGCAGCAGGCGGGAATAACGCCGGAAGTACGGGGGGGACGTAA
- the cdaA gene encoding diadenylate cyclase CdaA, giving the protein MSYFTDLTWKESIKDIIDILIVSYIIYKVLNMVRGTRAVQLLKGILVLVVIWGGSTLLDLYTLKWLMNQMFTFGVFAIFIIFQPELRRGLEQLGRGKFFGRTAENDEEISKLIGEVIKAVNYLAVRKIGALIVFERATGLNEYTESGIAMRSEVSSELLINIFIPNTPLHDGALIMQGSQIAAAACYLPLSENPFISKELGTRHRAAIGISEVADSVSVVVSEETGQISLAINGQIVRDIKEESLISKLHQELSASSLLKDKGSAFWKWRGTKNNG; this is encoded by the coding sequence ATGAGCTATTTTACCGACCTTACATGGAAAGAGTCCATTAAAGATATAATTGATATTCTGATTGTCAGCTACATCATCTACAAAGTACTGAATATGGTGCGCGGTACGCGGGCCGTTCAGCTCCTGAAGGGAATTCTGGTCCTGGTTGTAATCTGGGGGGGCAGTACCCTATTGGATTTGTACACGCTCAAATGGCTGATGAACCAGATGTTTACGTTTGGGGTATTTGCGATCTTTATTATTTTTCAGCCGGAACTGCGCAGGGGGCTGGAACAGCTCGGCCGGGGGAAATTCTTCGGGCGGACTGCCGAGAATGATGAAGAGATCAGTAAATTAATTGGGGAAGTTATAAAAGCTGTGAATTATTTAGCTGTGCGCAAAATCGGGGCATTAATCGTATTTGAACGGGCCACAGGGCTTAATGAATATACGGAATCCGGGATCGCCATGCGTTCGGAAGTCAGCTCTGAGCTGCTGATTAATATCTTCATTCCCAATACACCGCTGCACGACGGGGCGCTGATTATGCAGGGGAGCCAGATTGCTGCGGCCGCCTGTTACCTGCCATTGTCAGAGAATCCATTCATCAGCAAGGAGCTCGGAACAAGGCATCGTGCCGCCATCGGTATTAGTGAAGTGGCAGACTCCGTATCTGTTGTCGTCTCCGAGGAGACCGGACAGATCTCTCTGGCCATCAACGGACAAATCGTCCGGGATATTAAGGAAGAGTCGCTGATCTCGAAGCTGCATCAAGAGCTGAGTGCAAGCTCACTCCTAAAGGATAAAGGTTCCGCTTTCTGGAAATGGAGGGGGACTAAGAACAATGGATAA
- a CDS encoding zf-HC2 domain-containing protein: MECKLAVSMMHDYLDDDLPELQQRELKEHLLSCTDCRAKFKELEQTDMLMFSLMHQTPVASEDLVGRIMNSLPKPKKERAFITWIKRHPALTAASVFIFVMLMSSVTFWNQDRQLVVRGTDLDQVVIQGDTVIVPSGKVISGNLTVENGKTQVYGEVNGNVTVIDGSLYQASTAHISGQVKSIDQAVSWLWYKVTNMFSEVAYR, encoded by the coding sequence ATGGAATGCAAACTGGCCGTCTCTATGATGCACGACTACCTGGATGACGACTTGCCCGAACTGCAGCAGAGGGAATTGAAGGAGCATCTTCTATCCTGTACGGATTGCCGTGCGAAGTTCAAGGAACTGGAACAGACCGATATGCTGATGTTTTCCCTGATGCACCAGACCCCTGTTGCCTCGGAGGATCTTGTAGGCCGGATTATGAATTCATTACCGAAACCCAAGAAGGAAAGAGCTTTTATCACCTGGATCAAACGACATCCGGCGCTTACGGCAGCCTCTGTGTTTATCTTCGTGATGCTGATGAGCTCTGTAACTTTTTGGAATCAGGATAGACAGCTTGTAGTCAGAGGGACTGACCTCGATCAGGTTGTTATCCAAGGGGATACGGTTATCGTACCTTCCGGCAAAGTCATTTCCGGCAATCTGACGGTGGAGAACGGTAAAACTCAAGTTTATGGGGAAGTCAACGGCAATGTGACGGTGATCGACGGCTCGCTGTATCAGGCTTCAACCGCCCATATTTCCGGGCAAGTCAAAAGCATAGACCAAGCGGTAAGCTGGCTCTGGTATAAAGTGACGAACATGTTCTCTGAAGTTGCCTACCGATAG